A single window of Candidatus Omnitrophota bacterium DNA harbors:
- a CDS encoding glycosyltransferase family 2 protein, translating to MPKPGEIGGSVACAPALSVIIPIFNEEAILLELAERLTRCLWEMGVSYEIIFVDDGSTDRSGDILERLAADSHIRAVQLSRNFGLTIAVTAGLDHASGELIALMDGDLQDAPEDLPTLVAKVREGYDVVYAIRTKRKESIIKRAVVFAFYRMLSRMTSTPLPVDSGLFSVMTRPVVNALKRLPERSRYLSGLRAWVGFTQCGVPIERATRRVGAPRQTWRKLSRLAIDGMVSFSYVPLRLATVAGIVTAILSAAGGVWAVYMRLSSVNPPPGWASIVLIVLFIGSVQLLALGVIGEYIGRVYDEVKGRPLYVVRARKGFAQQAEAAGWQVGTGCESR from the coding sequence ATGCCCAAGCCAGGAGAGATCGGGGGAAGCGTCGCTTGCGCGCCAGCGCTTTCTGTGATCATTCCCATCTTCAACGAGGAGGCGATTCTGCTAGAGCTGGCCGAGCGGCTCACCCGCTGCCTGTGGGAGATGGGGGTGTCCTATGAGATCATCTTCGTGGATGATGGCAGCACGGACCGTTCGGGGGACATCTTGGAGCGCCTCGCGGCTGACTCGCACATTCGAGCGGTCCAGCTCTCACGGAACTTCGGCTTGACCATCGCGGTGACCGCAGGCCTGGATCATGCGAGCGGCGAGCTCATCGCGCTGATGGATGGGGATCTGCAGGATGCCCCGGAAGATTTGCCGACGCTGGTGGCCAAGGTGCGCGAAGGTTACGATGTCGTCTACGCCATCCGGACCAAGCGCAAGGAGTCGATCATCAAGCGCGCCGTGGTCTTCGCGTTCTATCGGATGCTCAGTCGCATGACCTCGACCCCGCTGCCTGTGGATTCAGGGCTGTTCTCGGTGATGACCCGTCCGGTCGTCAACGCCCTGAAGCGTTTGCCTGAGCGTAGCCGCTACCTCAGTGGATTGCGAGCCTGGGTGGGCTTCACGCAATGTGGGGTTCCGATCGAGCGGGCCACCCGGCGAGTCGGAGCACCCCGTCAGACCTGGCGCAAGCTCAGTCGTCTGGCGATCGATGGGATGGTGTCATTCTCGTACGTCCCGCTGCGTCTGGCGACCGTGGCCGGGATCGTCACGGCGATCCTCTCGGCTGCTGGCGGCGTGTGGGCGGTATACATGCGATTGTCGAGCGTCAATCCGCCCCCTGGCTGGGCGTCAATCGTGCTCATCGTGCTGTTCATCGGTAGCGTTCAACTGTTGGCGCTCGGCGTGATCGGAGAGTACATCGGGCGGGTCTATGATGAAGTGAAGGGCAGGCCGCTCTACGTGGTTCGAGCACGGAAAGGATTTGCTCAGCAGGCGGAGGCCGCAGGATGGCAGGTCGGGACCGGATGCGAATCGCGTTAG
- a CDS encoding kinase, which translates to MIISRTPFRISLFGGGTDYPAWYRERGGAVLVTTMNKYCYLSCRWLPPFFDYASRVVWSQIELVNDASKIQHPVVRETLKFLNITQGVELHHTGDLPARTGLGSSSSFTVGLLHALYGLKGMMPSKAQLARDAIHVEQERLNEHVGCQDQVITAFGGLNRIEFLRDGTFHVSPVMLAEDRLAELQDHLMLFFTGVSRNASEIAAEQIKATERKVAELQRMHQMVDEAIRLLQGTEDIAVLGRLLHDGWQLKKSLTDRISTAQIDEMYDAALRAGAIGGKLLGAGGGGFFLVFARPTDHERVSEALRDLLHVPFRFEHAGSRIIFYEPQEVPERERITTGT; encoded by the coding sequence CTTCGGGGGCGGCACGGATTATCCCGCGTGGTATCGCGAGCGCGGGGGTGCCGTGCTCGTGACCACTATGAACAAGTACTGCTATCTCTCGTGCCGGTGGCTGCCGCCGTTTTTTGACTACGCCAGCCGGGTTGTCTGGTCGCAGATCGAGCTGGTGAACGATGCCTCTAAGATCCAGCATCCGGTGGTCCGGGAGACGCTGAAATTTCTCAACATCACGCAGGGTGTTGAGCTCCACCATACCGGAGATCTGCCAGCGCGGACGGGCTTAGGCTCAAGCTCCTCATTTACCGTTGGCCTGCTGCACGCCCTGTATGGGCTCAAGGGAATGATGCCCAGCAAAGCCCAGCTCGCCCGCGATGCCATTCATGTGGAGCAGGAGCGGCTCAACGAACATGTCGGATGCCAGGACCAGGTGATCACCGCCTTCGGCGGATTGAATCGCATCGAATTTCTGCGGGATGGCACGTTTCACGTCTCGCCCGTCATGCTGGCGGAGGATCGCCTCGCGGAGCTCCAAGACCATCTCATGCTGTTTTTCACCGGGGTCTCCCGCAATGCGTCTGAGATCGCCGCGGAGCAGATCAAGGCGACCGAGCGCAAGGTCGCCGAACTGCAGCGGATGCACCAGATGGTGGATGAAGCGATTCGCCTGCTGCAGGGGACGGAGGACATCGCAGTACTCGGCCGCCTGCTCCATGACGGATGGCAGCTGAAGAAGAGCCTGACCGACCGAATCTCCACGGCGCAGATCGACGAGATGTACGACGCGGCTCTCCGGGCCGGGGCGATCGGCGGCAAGCTACTGGGGGCTGGCGGGGGCGGGTTTTTCCTGGTGTTCGCCAGGCCCACAGATCATGAGCGCGTGAGCGAAGCGCTCCGCGATCTGCTGCATGTGCCGTTTCGGTTCGAGCACGCAGGCAGCCGAATTATTTTTTACGAGCCGCAAGAAGTTCCCGAGCGAGAACGCATCACCACTGGGACGTGA
- a CDS encoding radical SAM protein, whose translation MRIALVDVRSGRRECINRDFMAGYGWAFNAGDSFPAKLIEMAKLFGERVPLMSYGYLSAFFRRAGHEVIVGPGVPDDADLAIIQSSMVEHTAELRTADRIRQTTRAKIGFIGPFSGARPELYEAHADFIIRGEPEVWGERLAQGDIPAGVVNGTEKLKVDDLPFPDWSPFPIRSYSYLPVLKERPFLPILSSRGCVYACSYCPYPVFYEWNKRSASSVLQEIAFLVERYGIRGLLFRDPLFTADRKRIVAICEGIIKAGHRLRWACETRLDLLDQSLLDLMERAGLRVLNVAVESADDTVLMGVKRKNATVSHQETIIRYCDRKGIRVTVFYVLALPEDTEATIRKTVAHAKRLNTHVAQFFVCTPFPGTAFYESLKERIVEADWERFDCYTPTFRHDHLQPEQIVRLKEHAYCSYYYRPAWLLACLRRASRALIHG comes from the coding sequence ATGCGAATCGCGTTAGTTGACGTGCGCTCCGGTCGGCGCGAGTGCATCAATCGGGATTTCATGGCCGGCTATGGCTGGGCGTTCAACGCCGGCGATTCCTTCCCAGCCAAGCTCATCGAGATGGCCAAGCTCTTTGGCGAGCGCGTGCCGCTGATGTCGTATGGGTATCTCTCCGCGTTCTTCCGGCGCGCCGGCCATGAGGTGATCGTGGGGCCCGGGGTGCCGGACGATGCCGACCTAGCGATCATCCAATCCTCCATGGTGGAGCACACCGCCGAGCTGCGCACCGCCGACCGAATTCGGCAGACCACGCGCGCCAAGATCGGGTTCATCGGGCCGTTTTCCGGGGCGAGGCCTGAGCTGTATGAAGCCCATGCGGATTTTATCATCCGAGGAGAGCCTGAAGTCTGGGGCGAGCGGCTCGCTCAAGGCGACATCCCGGCAGGTGTCGTGAACGGAACCGAGAAGCTCAAGGTCGACGATCTGCCGTTTCCGGATTGGTCGCCGTTTCCCATCCGCTCCTACTCGTACCTGCCGGTCTTGAAGGAACGGCCGTTTTTGCCGATCCTCAGCAGCCGGGGATGTGTCTATGCGTGCAGCTATTGTCCCTACCCGGTCTTCTACGAATGGAACAAGCGAAGCGCGTCGAGTGTCCTGCAGGAGATCGCCTTCCTGGTCGAGCGATACGGCATCCGCGGCCTGCTGTTCCGCGATCCCTTGTTCACCGCGGATCGCAAGCGGATCGTCGCCATCTGCGAAGGGATCATCAAGGCCGGCCACCGCCTGCGATGGGCGTGCGAGACCAGGCTGGATTTGCTCGATCAGTCGCTGCTCGATCTCATGGAGCGGGCTGGCCTGCGAGTCCTCAACGTGGCGGTCGAGTCAGCCGATGACACGGTGCTGATGGGTGTCAAGCGCAAGAACGCGACGGTGAGCCACCAAGAGACGATCATCCGCTACTGCGATCGCAAGGGCATCCGGGTGACCGTGTTCTACGTGCTGGCACTTCCGGAAGACACCGAAGCGACGATTCGAAAAACCGTGGCCCATGCGAAACGGCTCAACACGCATGTCGCGCAGTTCTTCGTCTGCACGCCGTTTCCTGGCACCGCTTTTTACGAGTCGTTGAAAGAGCGGATCGTTGAGGCCGACTGGGAACGCTTCGACTGCTATACGCCGACGTTTCGGCATGACCATCTGCAGCCGGAGCAAATCGTGCGGCTGAAAGAGCACGCCTACTGTTCCTATTATTATCGGCCCGCATGGCTGCTGGCCTGTCTGCGCCGAGCCAGCCGGGCGCTGATCCACGGGTGA